The Streptomyces sp. NBC_00459 DNA segment TCCACCAGCCGCCGGGCCGCCCCGAGATCCTCGGCGATCGGCTTCTCCAGCAGCAGCGCCTTTCCCGCCTTCGCGGCGCGCAGGGCGAGCTCGGCCTGAACGGCGGGCGGTACGGCGAACGCCACCGCCTCGCAGGAGTCGAGGAGTTCCTCGAACCGGGCGGCGACCGGGGCCCCGTACGGTGCCGCCGTCTCCTGGGCCGCCTCGGGACGGCGCGCCCAGACCCCGGCGAGCTCGGTCTCCGGTCCGGCGGCCAGCACGCGCGCGTGCACCCCTCGTGCCCAGGGTCCGGCCCCGACGAGCCCGACCTTGACGGGCGTGTGCGACCACGGTGCGGCGGTACTGGTCACGGCAGGGTCCAATCCGTACGGGAGGCCGATACGGAGATCACTCTGCGGGCCCGTCCGCCGCACCGTCAACCAGGGTCGGCGCCGCGTACACAGCGTGTGCGCGACGTGTGCTCAGCGGAACACGTTGTCCGAGTCGTCCCAGTGCGCGAGTTCCTCCACAGCCGCGTTCGGCCGGGGGGAGCGCGTCCTCGCCTGGTACATCGCGTCGATCTCGAAGGCGTAGTGCCGCACGATCGCGTCCCGGCGCAGCTTCATCGAGGGGGTCAGCAGACCGTTGCTGAGAGCGAAGGGTTCCGCGAGAACCCTGAACACCCGGATCGACTCGGATCGCGACACCGCGCTGTTGGCCGCGGCGACCGCCCGTCCGATCTCCTCCCGCAGGGCGTTCTCCTCGCGCGCCTGACGGTGCGGAGTGTCCTCCTGAAGGGCCAGTGAGGCACGCCAGTGGGCCAGGAACTCCGGGTCGAGTGTGATCAGGGCGCCCACGCACGGCCGGTTGTCGCCCACGATCACCGCCTGGTGCACCAGCGGATGCATACGCAGCCGCTGCTCCAGGGCGGCCGGAGCGACACTCTTGCCGCTGCTGGTGATGATGATGTCCTTCTTGCGCCCGGTGATCGTGAGATACCCCTCTGTGTCCAGCCGCCCGATGTCCCCGGTGGCCAGCCAGCCGCCCCGGAGCGCTTCCCGGGTTCCGGCGTCGTCGTTGACGTATCCCTGGAAGACGGAGGTGCCGTACACCAGGATCTCGCCGTCCTCGGCGACCCGGATCTCCGTGCCGGGCAGCGGCTGCCCGACCGTCCCGAACTTCTCCCGGCCCACCGGCTGTGCGGTGACGCCGCCGCTGGTCTCGGTGAGGCCGTAGCCGTCGTGGACGAGGATGCCGATACCCGAGTAGAACAGGGCGAGTTCGCGGTTGAGGGGCGAGCCGCCCGACACCGCCCCGCACACCCGGCCGCCGAGTGCGGCACGGAGTTTGCGGTACACCGTCCGTTCGTAGAGGGCGTGTTGGAGCCGCAGGTCGAAACCGGGTCCGGAGCCCGTGCCGAGCCGCTGGCGTTCGACGGCCGTCGCGAAGTCCCGCGCGGTCTCGACGGCCCGCTCGAACAGGGCACCCCGGCCCGCTTTCTGGGCGGCGCGCAGGAAGTTCTTGTAGATCTTCTCGAACACCGACGGCACCGCGTACAGATACGTCGGCCGGAAGGAGAGCAGTGCCGCCGCCAACGCCTCCCCGCCCAGGTCGGGTTCGTGGCCCATCAGCAGGCCGCCGCGCAGGCACAGGTTCTGGATCATCAGGCCGTACACGTGCGAGAAGGGCAGGAAGGCGAGGACCCTGGGCTGTACGCCGGGCGGTGCCGCCGTGTGTCTCCAGCCCGCGAGCAGGGTGTCGGACGGGCTGGCCAGGCTGCGGTGGCTCAGGGCACAGCCACGGGGATGCCCGGTCGTGCCGGACGTGTAGGCGATCACCGCGGCCGAGTCCGGCAGCACGATCCGGCGCATCGAGTTGACCGTGGTCGTCGCCACCGGCTGCCCCAGCTCGACGAGTTGGGACAGGGCTCCGTCGTCCAGCTGCCACACGTTGCGCAGCAGGGGCAGCGAGGTGCACACCGAACCGACGGTCATGAGGCCCTGTTCGTCCTCGACGACGACGGCGCTGCACTGCGAGTCCGCGAGGATCCATGCGACCTGGTCGCGCGAGGAGGTCGGGTAGATCGGTACGACCTCGGCGCCGACCGCCCAGAGCGCGTAGCAGAGCACCGTCCACTCGTAGCGGGTGCGGGCCATGATGGCCACCCGCTGGCCCGGTGAGATGCCGGACGCGATGAACCCCTTGGCCAGATCGACGACCTCGTCCCGGAGTTCGGCGGCCGTCACCTGTGTCCAGACCTGTTTGGCCGGGTCGAGGCGGCGCGCGAGCTGGGGCAGGTTCGGTTCACGGAGCGCAGTGTCGAAGACACTGTCGGCGAGTCCGCCCGTCAGCGGTGGAGTGGTGGGGGGAGCGAGGGCGAAGTCGCGCATGCGCTGCTCCTGGATCGTACTGACTGTGACCGCGCCGACGAGTGGAGTTATCGACGGTGAACGAATCTAGCTCAGGTGAGGGGCTTTGTTGCCGGGAACTGCGAAGTCGTTTTCCCCTGGGAGGTTTCGGAAGTGGTTTTCCGTGAACAGAGCCTCGGACCGGCTCGCTTCACCTCACCCGCGCACCGGCGTCAGCCATACCGTGGCGAGCGGCGGCAGCGTCAGCCGGACGCTCGCCGACCGGGGCGTCACGGCCCCGGTGTTGCGGACGTCGCTGCCGCCGAAACGGGCGGCATCGGTGTTGAGGACCTCCTGCCAGGCTGGGGCGGAGCCGGGAACGTCGAGGCGGTAGTCGTGGCGGACGACCGGCGAGAAGTTGCTGACGGACAACAGGGGTTCTCCTTCCGCGTCATAGCGCAGAAAGGCGAAGACGTTGTCCTCGGCGGCGTCCCCGGCCACCCACCGGAAACCGGCTGGGTCCGTGTCGCGTTGCCAGAGGGCGGGGGTGCGGCGGTAGACGGTGTTGAGATCGCGGACGAGATCGCGGACACCCCGGTGGTCGGGCTCGGCCGCGTACGCCGCGTCCAGCAGCCACCAGTCCGGCCCGTCGGCCTCGGACCACTCCGCGCCCTGGGCGAACTCCTGCCCCATGAAAAGGAGTTGCTTGCCGGGATGGGCCCACATGAAACCGAGGTACGCGCGGTGGTTCGCCCGTTGCTGCCACCAGTCGCCCGGCATCTTCGACACCAACGACCGCTTGCCGTGGACGACTTCGTCGTGGGAGATCGGCAGGACGTAGTTCTCGCTGTACGCGTACACCATGGAGAACGTCATCTCGTGGTGGTGGTGCTTGCGGTGGACCGGGTCGTGCTGGACGTAGCCGAGCGAGTCGTGCATCCAGCCCATGTTCCACTTCAGGCCGAAGCCGAGCCCGCCGCTGTCGGTGGGCCGGGTCACCCCGTCCCACGCGGTGGACTCCTCGGCGATCGTCACGACCCCCGGGACCCGCCGGTAGACGGTGGCGTTCATCTCCTGGAGGAAGGCGACCGCGTCCAGGTCCTCCCGCCCGCCGTGCACGTTCGGCGTCCACTGCCCGGAATCACGTGAGTAGTCGAGGTAGAGCATCGAGGCGACCGCGTCCACCCGCAGCCCGTCCAGGTGGAACTCCTCGCACCAGTACACGGCGTTGGCGACCAGGAAGTTGCGCACCTCGGTCCGCCCGAGGTCGAACTCGTACGTCCCCCAGTCCGGATGCTCGGCCCGCCGCGTGTCACCGGGCTCGTAGAGAGGCCCCCCGTCGAACCGGGCCAACGCCCACTCGTCCTTGGGGAAATGCGCCGGAACCCAGTCCAGCAGGACACCGACACCGGCCCGGTGCAGCGCGTCGACCAGGTACCGGAAGTCGTCGGGGGAACCCAGCCGGGCGGTCGGGGCGTAGTAGGAGGTGACCTGATACCCCCAGGAGCCGCCGAAGGGATGCTCGGCGACCGGCATGAGCTGGACGTGCGTGAAGCCCAGGTCCTTTACGTACGCGGGGAGTTCGTCGGCAAGCTGACGGTATGTCAATCCACGTCGCCAGGAAGGAAGATGGACCTCGTACACGGAGAACGGCTCCTCGTGCACGGCCGTGCCGGTCCGGCGGGAGAGCCACTCCTCGTCGCCCCACTCGTAGTGGGAGGCGGTGACGACGGACGCCGTCGCGGGCGGCACCTCCGTGCGCCGGGCCATCGGGTCCGCCTTCATGACCCGGCCACCGTCCCGGCCCACGACCTCGAACTTGTACCGCTCGCCCTCACCCACGCCGGGCACGAACAGCTCCCACACACCGCCGGCGCCGAGGGAGCGCATCGGATGGGCTGTGCCGTCCCAGAAGGTGAAGTCCCCGGTCACCCGGACCCCTTGCGCGTTGGGAGCCCAGACGGTGAAGCGGGTACCGGTGACGCCCTGGTGGGTCATCGGCTCGGCGCCCAGCGCCTTCCACAGCTCCTCGTGCCGTCCCTCCCGGATGAGATGCAGATCCAGATCGCCCAGCGCGGGCAGGAACCGGTACGGATCCTCGACCTCGGACTCGCCGCCCTCGTACGACACCAGCAACGTGTAGTCGGGAAGCGCGGCGGAGGAGGGGGCGAAGGGGAGTACGGCGCTGAAGAACCCGTCACCGTCGTCGTCGAGCCTGCTCGACTGCCCGTCGACGAGCACGCTCACGCCCCGCGCGTGCGGGCGCAGCGCACGGAGGACGACCCCGCCTCCGGGCACGGGATGCGCGCCGAGCAGCGCGTGCGGGTCGTGATGGGTGCCGGAGAGCAGGCGCTGCTTCTCACCGGGATCCCACAAGGCGTCGGGTCTGCCCAGGGAGGCCGTGTCGGGGAGGGAGGGGTCGTGCAGGGCCACAGCGGTCAGCCTCCTCGGACGGAGAGTCGCTCGATCGCCGCCATGGGGACGGGGAGCCAGTCGGGGCGGTGCCGGGCCTCGTAGACGACCTCGTACACGGCCCGGTCGGTCTCGTACGCGCGCAGCAGCCCGGGGTCGTGGCGCGGATCCCGCCCGGCCCGGGCCGCGTACCCCGCGCAGTAGGCCTCCCGGCAGCGCAGCGCCCACTCGGGGCGCCACGGCAGACGCGTGCGGGCGGCGTAGTCGAAGGAGCGCAGCATGCCCGCGATGTCCCGTACCGGTGACTGGGCACTGCGGCGTTCGGCGAGCGGGCGGGACGGTTCGCCCTCGAAGTCGATCACGAACCAGTCGCCGCCGGTACCGCCGGTGCGCAACACCTGTCCGAGGTGCAGATCACCGTGGACGCGCTGTGCGGCCGGGCCGGCGTCGAACCCGGCCAGGGTGTCGAAGGCGGCCCGGAGTCCCTGGGCGTACGGCCGCAGCGCCGGTACGCAGTGCACGGCCGCATCGAGACGCTCGGTCATCGCCGCCGCCGTACGCCTGCTGTGCCGCACGCCGCGGGTGTCGCAGGGGAAGGCGGTCGCGAGGGCCAGATGTACGTCGGCGGTGGCGCGCCCCAACGCGTAGGCCTCGTCGGTGAACGGGTGTCCCGCGGCGAGGGCACGCAGGGCAAGCGTCCAGCCGTCGGAAGCTCCGGGCAGGTAGGGCTGGAGCACCCCGAGAGTCGCGTCCTGCGGCAGACCGGTCCGGAACCAGGCGGCCGGGGCAGGTACCCGGGCGCAGCCCTGCCGGGCGAGGGCGGCGGGTACCTCCAGGTCGGGGTGGATACCCGGCTGGACGCGTCTGAGCACCTTCAGGATGAACGAGTCGCCGTACACGAGCGAGGAGTTGGACTGCTCGACGTCGAGGAGTCGCGGGGCGAGTCCGGCGGGCACGCTGATGCCGGGATCGGCCTCGAAGCGCAGGGGGCCGGCCGTTCCCGGACGCCGGAGCCGCTCCAGCAGGAGCCCTGCCGCCCGGGGGTCCTGCAAGGCGTCGTAGACCAGCAGTCCGGCCAGGGGTCCCTCGTGCGCGCGGCCGATGAGGGCCCGGCCGAGGCGCGGTGACGGGCGGTCCCGTACTCCGAGGAGCAGTTGGTAGCAGTCACCGGGTGGGGGAGGGCCTCCCGGAGCGGGGACGGCCGTCTGGCCGGTGCGGACGAGCAGGTGCAGACAGCCCGGAAACAGCTCGGTCATCGACAGCAGGCCCAGGTCCGTGACGGGCCGGTCCTTGCCCGCGAACCAGCGCTGCTGGGGCAGCCACTCGCGCAGCAGCCCGCCGAGCGAGGTCAGCGGCTCGGCGAGGGCCGTCCTGCTCGGGCGAAGAGATGCGGTCTTCGGCATGGTGGCGCGTCCTTTCGCGAGCACACATTCACGGTCGTCGGGCAGTGCGTGGGGCGACTCGGGACAGCCGGAACCAGTAGAAGCCGTGGCCTGCGAGGGTGAGGAGGTAGGGCAGTTCACCGATGGCGGGGAAGCGGACTCCACCGATCAGCTCGACCGGGTGTGCGCCGCTGAACGCCCGCAGGTCGAGTTCGGTGGGCTGGGCGAAGCGGGAGAAGTTGTGGACGCACAGGACGAGGTCGTCCTTGTGTTCGCGGAGGAAGGCGATGACGGCGGGGTTGGTGGAGGGGAGTTCGGTGTAGGAGCCGAGGCCGAAGGCGGGGTTCTGTTTGCGGATCTCGATCATGCGCCTCGTCCAGTGCAGGAGCGAGGAGGGGGACGACATGGAGGCTTCGACGTTGGTGACCTGGTAGCCGTAGACGGGGTCCATGATCGTGGGCAGGACGAGGCGGCCGGGGTCGCAGGAGGAGAATCCGGCGTTGCGGTCGGGGGTCCATTGCATGGGGGTGCGGACGGCGTCGCGGTCACCGAGCCAGATGTTGTCGCCCATGCCGATCTCGTCGCCGTAGTAGAGGATCGGCGAACCGGGCAGCGACAGCAGCAGGGCCGTGAACAGCTCGATCTGGTTGCGGTCGTTGTCCAGGAGGGGCGCCAGCCGCCGCCTGATGCCGATGTTGGCGCGCATACGCGGGTCCTTGGCGTATTCGGCCCACATGTAGTCGCGTTCCTCGTCGGTGACCATTTCGAGGGTCAGTTCGTCGTGGTTGCGCAGGAAGATGCCCCACTGGCAGTGGGAGGGGATGGCGGGGGTCTTGGCGAGGATCTCGGAGACGGGGTAGCGCGATTCGCGGCGGACGGCCATGAAGATGCGGGGCATGACGGGGAAGTGGAATGCCATGTGGCATTCGTCGCCGCCGCTCTGGTAGTCGCCGAAGTAGTCGACGACGTCCTCGGGCCACTGGTTCGCTTCCGCCAGGAGCACCGTGTCGGGGTAGTGGGCGTCGATCTCCTTGCGCACGTGCTTGAGGAAGTCGTGGGTGGCCGGGAGGTTCTCGCAGTTGGTGCCTTCGGCCTGGTAGAGGTAAGGGACGGCGTCGAGGCGGAAGCCGTCGATGCCGAGGTCGAGCCAGAACCGCAGCGCGGAGATGATCTCCTCCTGTACGGCCGGGTTCTCGTAGTTGAGGTCGGGCTGGTGGGAGAAGAAGCGGTGCCAGTAGTACTCCTTGCGGACCGGGTCGAAGGTCCAGTTGGAGGCTTCGGTGTCGACGAAGATGATGCGGGCGTCCTGGTACTGGTCGTCGGTCTTCGCCCACACGTAGTAGTCGCCGTAGGGGCCTTCGGGGTCGTTGCGGGATTCCTGGAACCAGGGGTGCTGGTCGCTGGTGTGGTTCATGACGAAGTCGATGATGACGCGCATGCCGCGTTGGTGGGCGGCGTCGACGAACTCGACGAAGTCGGCCAGGTCGCCGAACTCGGGGAGGACGGCG contains these protein-coding regions:
- a CDS encoding AMP-dependent synthetase/ligase, which produces MRDFALAPPTTPPLTGGLADSVFDTALREPNLPQLARRLDPAKQVWTQVTAAELRDEVVDLAKGFIASGISPGQRVAIMARTRYEWTVLCYALWAVGAEVVPIYPTSSRDQVAWILADSQCSAVVVEDEQGLMTVGSVCTSLPLLRNVWQLDDGALSQLVELGQPVATTTVNSMRRIVLPDSAAVIAYTSGTTGHPRGCALSHRSLASPSDTLLAGWRHTAAPPGVQPRVLAFLPFSHVYGLMIQNLCLRGGLLMGHEPDLGGEALAAALLSFRPTYLYAVPSVFEKIYKNFLRAAQKAGRGALFERAVETARDFATAVERQRLGTGSGPGFDLRLQHALYERTVYRKLRAALGGRVCGAVSGGSPLNRELALFYSGIGILVHDGYGLTETSGGVTAQPVGREKFGTVGQPLPGTEIRVAEDGEILVYGTSVFQGYVNDDAGTREALRGGWLATGDIGRLDTEGYLTITGRKKDIIITSSGKSVAPAALEQRLRMHPLVHQAVIVGDNRPCVGALITLDPEFLAHWRASLALQEDTPHRQAREENALREEIGRAVAAANSAVSRSESIRVFRVLAEPFALSNGLLTPSMKLRRDAIVRHYAFEIDAMYQARTRSPRPNAAVEELAHWDDSDNVFR
- the treS gene encoding maltose alpha-D-glucosyltransferase, with protein sequence MTVNEPVPDTFEDTPAKDRDPEWFKRAVFYEVLVRSFQDSNGDGIGDLKGLTAKLDYLQWLGIDCLWLPPFFKSPLRDGGYDVSDYTAVLPEFGDLADFVEFVDAAHQRGMRVIIDFVMNHTSDQHPWFQESRNDPEGPYGDYYVWAKTDDQYQDARIIFVDTEASNWTFDPVRKEYYWHRFFSHQPDLNYENPAVQEEIISALRFWLDLGIDGFRLDAVPYLYQAEGTNCENLPATHDFLKHVRKEIDAHYPDTVLLAEANQWPEDVVDYFGDYQSGGDECHMAFHFPVMPRIFMAVRRESRYPVSEILAKTPAIPSHCQWGIFLRNHDELTLEMVTDEERDYMWAEYAKDPRMRANIGIRRRLAPLLDNDRNQIELFTALLLSLPGSPILYYGDEIGMGDNIWLGDRDAVRTPMQWTPDRNAGFSSCDPGRLVLPTIMDPVYGYQVTNVEASMSSPSSLLHWTRRMIEIRKQNPAFGLGSYTELPSTNPAVIAFLREHKDDLVLCVHNFSRFAQPTELDLRAFSGAHPVELIGGVRFPAIGELPYLLTLAGHGFYWFRLSRVAPRTARRP
- the glgB gene encoding 1,4-alpha-glucan branching enzyme; amino-acid sequence: MALHDPSLPDTASLGRPDALWDPGEKQRLLSGTHHDPHALLGAHPVPGGGVVLRALRPHARGVSVLVDGQSSRLDDDGDGFFSAVLPFAPSSAALPDYTLLVSYEGGESEVEDPYRFLPALGDLDLHLIREGRHEELWKALGAEPMTHQGVTGTRFTVWAPNAQGVRVTGDFTFWDGTAHPMRSLGAGGVWELFVPGVGEGERYKFEVVGRDGGRVMKADPMARRTEVPPATASVVTASHYEWGDEEWLSRRTGTAVHEEPFSVYEVHLPSWRRGLTYRQLADELPAYVKDLGFTHVQLMPVAEHPFGGSWGYQVTSYYAPTARLGSPDDFRYLVDALHRAGVGVLLDWVPAHFPKDEWALARFDGGPLYEPGDTRRAEHPDWGTYEFDLGRTEVRNFLVANAVYWCEEFHLDGLRVDAVASMLYLDYSRDSGQWTPNVHGGREDLDAVAFLQEMNATVYRRVPGVVTIAEESTAWDGVTRPTDSGGLGFGLKWNMGWMHDSLGYVQHDPVHRKHHHHEMTFSMVYAYSENYVLPISHDEVVHGKRSLVSKMPGDWWQQRANHRAYLGFMWAHPGKQLLFMGQEFAQGAEWSEADGPDWWLLDAAYAAEPDHRGVRDLVRDLNTVYRRTPALWQRDTDPAGFRWVAGDAAEDNVFAFLRYDAEGEPLLSVSNFSPVVRHDYRLDVPGSAPAWQEVLNTDAARFGGSDVRNTGAVTPRSASVRLTLPPLATVWLTPVRG
- a CDS encoding maltokinase N-terminal cap-like domain-containing protein encodes the protein MPKTASLRPSRTALAEPLTSLGGLLREWLPQQRWFAGKDRPVTDLGLLSMTELFPGCLHLLVRTGQTAVPAPGGPPPPGDCYQLLLGVRDRPSPRLGRALIGRAHEGPLAGLLVYDALQDPRAAGLLLERLRRPGTAGPLRFEADPGISVPAGLAPRLLDVEQSNSSLVYGDSFILKVLRRVQPGIHPDLEVPAALARQGCARVPAPAAWFRTGLPQDATLGVLQPYLPGASDGWTLALRALAAGHPFTDEAYALGRATADVHLALATAFPCDTRGVRHSRRTAAAMTERLDAAVHCVPALRPYAQGLRAAFDTLAGFDAGPAAQRVHGDLHLGQVLRTGGTGGDWFVIDFEGEPSRPLAERRSAQSPVRDIAGMLRSFDYAARTRLPWRPEWALRCREAYCAGYAARAGRDPRHDPGLLRAYETDRAVYEVVYEARHRPDWLPVPMAAIERLSVRGG